A region of Streptomyces cinnamoneus DNA encodes the following proteins:
- a CDS encoding DivIVA domain-containing protein — protein sequence MPLSPEDVRNKQFTTVRLREGYDEDEVDAFLDEVEAELTRLLRENEDLRAKLAAATRAAAQNQQQNMRKPEPQDQRPGAPVPAAISGPQPVPPNQQQMGGPPQLPGGAPQLPAGPGGHGHGPQGPHGPGPMGQNGPMGGPMGGPMGQNGPMGQNPMQQNGPMGQNGMGQNGPMGGPQLPQPGQGPGGDSAARVLSLAQQTADQAIAEARSEANKIVGEARSRAEGLERDARAKADALERDAQEKHRVAMGSLESARATLERKVEDLRGFEREYRTRLKSYLESQLRQLENQADDSLAPPRTPAAASLPPAPSMSGSMASTGAGMGGHSMGGNQSMGGHGGPSTAAPSYGGQQQMSPAMTQPMAPVRPQGQQPMQAPSPMRGFLIDEDDN from the coding sequence ATGCCGCTGAGCCCCGAGGACGTGCGGAACAAGCAGTTCACGACCGTCCGCCTCCGAGAAGGCTATGACGAGGACGAGGTCGATGCCTTCCTCGACGAGGTCGAGGCCGAACTGACCCGCCTGCTCCGGGAGAACGAGGATCTGCGCGCCAAGCTGGCCGCCGCGACGCGTGCCGCCGCGCAGAACCAGCAGCAGAACATGCGCAAGCCCGAGCCGCAGGACCAGCGACCCGGCGCTCCGGTGCCCGCCGCCATATCGGGCCCGCAGCCGGTGCCGCCGAACCAGCAGCAGATGGGCGGCCCGCCGCAGCTTCCGGGCGGTGCCCCGCAGCTGCCGGCCGGCCCCGGCGGTCACGGCCACGGTCCTCAGGGCCCGCACGGTCCCGGCCCGATGGGACAGAACGGTCCGATGGGTGGCCCGATGGGCGGCCCCATGGGACAGAACGGACCGATGGGGCAGAACCCCATGCAGCAGAACGGCCCCATGGGCCAGAACGGCATGGGTCAGAACGGCCCCATGGGCGGCCCGCAGCTGCCCCAGCCCGGACAGGGTCCGGGCGGCGACAGCGCGGCCCGCGTCCTCTCCCTCGCCCAGCAGACGGCCGACCAGGCGATCGCGGAGGCCCGTTCCGAGGCCAACAAGATCGTCGGCGAGGCCCGCAGCCGCGCCGAGGGCCTGGAGCGGGACGCCCGTGCCAAGGCCGACGCCCTGGAGCGGGACGCGCAGGAGAAGCACCGCGTGGCGATGGGCTCCCTGGAGTCCGCCCGCGCCACGCTGGAGCGCAAGGTCGAGGACCTGCGCGGCTTCGAGCGCGAGTACCGCACCCGCCTGAAGTCCTACCTGGAGAGCCAGCTGCGTCAGCTGGAGAACCAGGCGGACGACTCGCTGGCCCCGCCGCGGACGCCCGCAGCGGCGTCGCTGCCGCCGGCCCCCTCGATGAGCGGGTCGATGGCCTCGACGGGTGCCGGCATGGGCGGCCACTCCATGGGCGGCAACCAGTCCATGGGCGGTCACGGCGGCCCGTCGACGGCTGCCCCGTCGTACGGCGGCCAGCAGCAGATGTCGCCGGCGATGACCCAGCCGATGGCACCGGTGCGGCCGCAGGGCCAGCAGCCGATGCAGGCGCCGTCCCCGATGCGGGGCTTCCTGATCGACGAGGACGACAACTGA
- a CDS encoding YggT family protein — MGIAQQVIYIALYCFLIVLIFRLVMDYVFQFARSWQPGKAMVVVLEATYTVTDPPLKLLRRVIPPLRLGGVALDLSFFVLMIIVYILITVVSRL, encoded by the coding sequence ATGGGCATCGCACAGCAGGTGATCTACATCGCGCTGTACTGCTTCCTGATCGTGCTGATCTTCCGGTTGGTGATGGACTACGTCTTCCAGTTCGCCCGCTCGTGGCAACCCGGTAAGGCGATGGTGGTCGTCCTGGAGGCGACCTACACTGTCACCGATCCGCCACTCAAGCTTCTGCGGCGGGTCATCCCGCCGCTGCGTCTCGGGGGCGTAGCGCTCGACCTGTCCTTCTTCGTACTGATGATCATCGTCTACATCCTGATCACCGTCGTGAGCCGGCTGTGA
- a CDS encoding cell division protein SepF — MAGAMRKMAVYLGLVEDDGYDGPGFDPDDEFEPEPEPDRRRQHQSHQAQQTQSDEPVRVAQPPAQREPAPLVAETGRPARIAPVSSITPERHSLEKNAPVIMPKVVSEREPYRITTLHPRTYNEARTIGEHFREGTPVIMNLTEMDDTDAKRLVDFAAGLVFGLHGSIERVTQKVFLLSPANVDVTAEDKARIAEGGFFNQS, encoded by the coding sequence ATGGCCGGCGCGATGCGCAAGATGGCGGTCTACCTCGGCCTCGTGGAGGACGATGGGTACGACGGCCCGGGGTTCGACCCCGACGACGAGTTCGAGCCCGAGCCGGAGCCGGACCGGCGCCGGCAGCACCAATCGCACCAAGCACAACAGACGCAATCGGACGAACCGGTTCGAGTCGCCCAGCCGCCCGCGCAGCGCGAACCCGCTCCGCTCGTAGCGGAAACGGGACGACCCGCCCGAATCGCCCCCGTGTCGTCCATCACACCCGAACGCCACTCTCTGGAGAAGAACGCACCGGTGATCATGCCCAAGGTTGTGTCCGAGCGGGAGCCTTACCGCATCACGACATTGCACCCCCGGACCTACAACGAGGCCCGTACCATCGGGGAACACTTCCGCGAAGGTACCCCGGTGATCATGAATCTCACCGAGATGGACGACACCGACGCGAAGCGACTTGTCGACTTTGCGGCCGGTCTGGTCTTCGGACTGCACGGCAGTATCGAGCGGGTGACGCAGAAGGTGTTCCTGCTGTCTCCTGCTAACGTCGATGTCACGGCGGAGGACAAGGCCCGCATCGCAGAGGGTGGGTTCTTCAACCAGAGCTGA
- a CDS encoding YggS family pyridoxal phosphate-dependent enzyme — MTDRRTQLADNLARVEERISAACAAAGREREEVTLIVVTKTYPASDVRLLSELGVRHVAENRDQDAAPKAAECSDLPLTWHFVGQLQTNKVRSVVNYAGLVHSVDRSRLVTALSAAAVRAGRELDCLIQVALDAESGARGERGGVAPDGVLDLADEIAAAEGLRPVGLMTVAPLTGPFADRPRAAFGRLMEIATDLRATHPAANMVSAGMSADLEDAVAAGATHVRVGSAVLGVRPRLG, encoded by the coding sequence GTGACGGACCGTAGAACCCAGTTGGCGGACAACCTCGCCCGTGTGGAGGAACGTATCTCCGCCGCTTGCGCCGCGGCCGGCCGCGAGCGCGAGGAGGTGACCCTGATCGTGGTCACCAAGACCTACCCCGCGAGCGACGTCCGCCTCCTCAGCGAGCTGGGTGTCCGTCACGTCGCCGAGAACCGCGACCAGGACGCCGCCCCCAAGGCGGCCGAGTGCTCGGACCTGCCGCTTACCTGGCACTTCGTCGGTCAGTTGCAGACAAACAAGGTCCGGTCGGTAGTGAATTACGCCGGTCTGGTGCACTCCGTTGACCGAAGCAGACTGGTCACCGCGCTGTCGGCGGCGGCCGTCCGGGCCGGCCGGGAGCTGGACTGCCTGATCCAGGTGGCGCTTGACGCGGAGTCGGGAGCCCGGGGGGAGCGAGGCGGCGTCGCTCCCGACGGGGTGTTGGACCTGGCGGATGAGATCGCGGCGGCGGAAGGTCTGCGGCCCGTCGGTCTGATGACGGTGGCTCCGCTGACCGGGCCGTTCGCGGACCGGCCGCGGGCCGCCTTCGGGCGGCTGATGGAAATCGCAACGGACCTGCGCGCGACTCATCCTGCTGCGAACATGGTGTCCGCAGGGATGAGCGCGGACCTCGAGGACGCCGTGGCGGCCGGTGCGACACATGTACGTGTCGGCTCAGCGGTACTCGGAGTCCGACCCCGGCTCGGGTAA
- the pgeF gene encoding peptidoglycan editing factor PgeF — protein sequence MAHASGAHFAFTDRWGGVSAAPYAELNLGGAVGDDPAAVRANRERAARTLGLDPAAVVWMNQVHGADVAVVDGPWQSGETPRVDALVTARRGLALAVLTADCTPVLLADPVAGIAGAAHAGRPGLVAGVVPAVVEEMLRLGADPDRMLAHIGPSVCGLCYEVPEAMRLEVAEAVPEAWATTRQGTAAVDVAAGVAAQLGRMGVTISGKSHICTLESADHFSYRRERTTGRLASYVWLDEL from the coding sequence GTGGCCCACGCGAGCGGCGCCCACTTCGCCTTCACCGACCGGTGGGGCGGGGTGAGCGCCGCTCCGTATGCGGAGCTCAACCTGGGCGGCGCGGTCGGCGACGACCCGGCGGCCGTGCGGGCCAACCGCGAGCGGGCCGCCCGCACGCTGGGCCTGGACCCGGCGGCGGTGGTCTGGATGAACCAGGTGCACGGCGCGGATGTGGCCGTAGTGGACGGACCGTGGCAATCGGGTGAAACCCCCCGGGTCGACGCCCTGGTGACGGCCCGTCGGGGGCTGGCCCTCGCGGTCCTGACCGCCGACTGCACCCCGGTCCTGCTGGCCGACCCGGTCGCCGGGATCGCGGGCGCAGCCCACGCCGGCCGGCCCGGCCTGGTGGCCGGGGTCGTTCCGGCGGTCGTGGAGGAGATGCTCCGGCTCGGCGCCGACCCGGACCGGATGCTCGCCCACATCGGCCCCTCCGTCTGCGGCCTGTGCTACGAGGTGCCCGAGGCGATGCGGCTCGAGGTCGCCGAGGCGGTGCCCGAGGCGTGGGCCACCACCCGCCAGGGCACGGCGGCGGTGGACGTCGCCGCCGGGGTCGCGGCCCAGCTGGGCCGAATGGGTGTCACCATCAGCGGCAAATCTCACATTTGCACGCTGGAGTCGGCGGACCACTTCTCCTACCGGCGCGAGCGCACCACCGGACGGCTCGCGAGCTATGTGTGGCTGGACGAGCTGTGA
- the ftsZ gene encoding cell division protein FtsZ, translating into MAAPQNYLAVIKVVGIGGGGVNAINRMIEVGLKGVEFIAINTDAQALLMSDADVKLDVGRELTRGLGAGANPDVGRKAAEDHREEIEEVLKGADMVFVTAGEGGGTGTGGAPVVANIARSLGALTIGVVTRPFTFEGRRRANQAEDGIAGLRDEVDTLIVIPNDRLLSISDRQVSVLDAFKSADQVLLSGVQGITDLITTPGLINLDFADVKSVMSEAGSALMGIGSARGDDRAVAAAEMAISSPLLEASIDGARGVLLSISGGSDLGLFEINEAAQLVSEAAHPEANIIFGAVIDDALGDEVRVTVIAAGFDGGQPPAKGSRDKVLGGSSSYGSAREESSAATTPASRQAAPSAEPARPSFGGLGSVTPRTEEPVPADPSPVAEVPPPPVASPQVPPARPYQDSTAEELDVPDFLK; encoded by the coding sequence GTGGCAGCACCGCAGAACTACCTCGCAGTCATCAAGGTCGTCGGCATCGGCGGCGGTGGCGTGAACGCCATCAACCGGATGATCGAGGTCGGTCTCAAGGGCGTCGAGTTCATCGCGATCAACACCGATGCGCAGGCCCTGCTGATGAGCGACGCAGACGTCAAGCTCGACGTCGGCCGCGAGCTCACCCGCGGCCTCGGCGCCGGCGCCAACCCCGATGTCGGCCGCAAGGCCGCCGAGGACCACCGCGAGGAGATCGAGGAGGTCCTCAAGGGGGCCGACATGGTCTTCGTCACCGCGGGCGAGGGCGGCGGCACCGGCACGGGCGGCGCGCCCGTCGTGGCCAACATCGCCCGGTCCCTCGGCGCCCTGACGATCGGTGTGGTGACCCGCCCGTTCACCTTCGAGGGCCGCCGCCGCGCCAACCAGGCCGAGGACGGCATCGCCGGCCTGCGCGACGAGGTCGACACCCTCATCGTCATCCCCAACGACCGGCTGCTGTCCATCTCGGACCGTCAGGTGAGCGTGCTCGACGCGTTCAAGTCGGCCGACCAGGTGCTGCTGTCCGGCGTCCAGGGCATCACCGACCTCATCACCACCCCGGGTCTGATCAACCTCGACTTCGCCGACGTCAAGTCCGTGATGTCCGAGGCCGGCTCCGCGCTCATGGGCATCGGCTCGGCCCGCGGCGACGACCGCGCGGTGGCGGCGGCCGAGATGGCGATCTCCTCGCCGCTGCTGGAGGCGTCCATCGACGGCGCCCGCGGTGTCCTGCTGTCCATCTCCGGCGGTTCCGACCTCGGTCTCTTCGAGATCAACGAGGCCGCCCAGCTGGTCAGCGAGGCCGCCCACCCCGAGGCCAACATCATCTTCGGCGCCGTCATCGACGACGCCCTCGGCGACGAGGTCCGGGTCACGGTCATCGCCGCCGGCTTCGACGGCGGCCAGCCGCCGGCCAAGGGCAGCCGCGACAAGGTGCTCGGTGGTTCCTCCTCCTACGGCTCCGCCCGCGAGGAGAGCTCCGCGGCCACCACGCCGGCGAGCCGCCAGGCCGCCCCGTCGGCCGAGCCGGCCCGCCCGTCCTTCGGTGGTCTCGGCAGCGTGACCCCCCGCACGGAGGAGCCCGTACCGGCCGACCCGTCGCCGGTCGCCGAGGTTCCGCCGCCCCCGGTCGCCTCGCCCCAGGTCCCCCCGGCCCGTCCGTACCAGGACTCCACGGCCGAGGAACTGGACGTTCCCGACTTCTTGAAGTGA
- a CDS encoding cell division protein FtsQ/DivIB — MAGPTTARRGGAKNAKSKSSKSSRSPKSPKASRPALLPSRSRRPGGKPRKGAPRGSGARSRRAGRRRLLLWAVLAALLGAGVCWVLYGSGWLCVTRVEVSGTTVLTADEVREAAEVPLGDPLASVDTDAIEERLRARLRRVETVDVERSWPHAIGLKVTERQPKALLEKAGKFIEIDGSGVRFATVDQAVRGVPRLVLETEDSPSTRRFGTERLEQEAVRVAAALPAAIRGQTLVIRVRSYDSITVELTGGRTVVWGSGERGEVKARTLTALLKAAGGAKRFDVSAPAAPAVSGS; from the coding sequence GTGGCCGGACCGACGACCGCCCGGCGCGGTGGCGCGAAGAACGCGAAGTCGAAGTCGTCCAAGTCGTCCAGATCGCCGAAGTCGCCCAAGGCGTCCCGGCCCGCTCTCCTGCCCTCCCGCTCCCGCCGGCCGGGCGGCAAGCCCCGCAAGGGCGCGCCGCGCGGCTCCGGCGCCCGCTCCCGGCGCGCCGGACGGCGCAGACTGCTCCTGTGGGCCGTGCTGGCCGCCCTCCTCGGCGCGGGCGTCTGCTGGGTGCTCTACGGCTCCGGCTGGCTGTGCGTCACCCGTGTGGAGGTCAGCGGCACCACGGTGCTGACGGCCGACGAGGTGCGCGAGGCGGCCGAGGTGCCCCTCGGCGACCCCCTGGCGTCGGTCGACACCGACGCCATCGAGGAGCGGCTGCGCGCCCGGCTGCGGCGCGTCGAGACGGTCGACGTCGAGCGGTCCTGGCCACACGCGATCGGTCTGAAAGTGACCGAACGACAGCCCAAGGCGCTTCTCGAGAAGGCCGGGAAGTTCATCGAAATCGACGGTTCCGGCGTGCGGTTCGCCACAGTCGATCAAGCCGTCCGGGGCGTGCCCCGGCTGGTGCTGGAGACCGAGGACTCGCCCAGCACCCGCCGGTTCGGCACCGAGCGGCTCGAACAGGAGGCCGTCCGCGTGGCGGCCGCCCTGCCTGCCGCGATCCGCGGGCAGACCCTCGTCATCCGGGTGCGCTCGTACGACTCCATCACCGTGGAACTGACGGGTGGTCGGACGGTGGTCTGGGGAAGTGGTGAACGGGGCGAGGTGAAGGCCCGTACGCTCACTGCACTGCTCAAGGCTGCGGGCGGCGCCAAGCGCTTCGACGTCAGCGCTCCGGCCGCCCCCGCGGTGTCCGGGAGTTGA
- the murG gene encoding undecaprenyldiphospho-muramoylpentapeptide beta-N-acetylglucosaminyltransferase, producing the protein MHVVLAGGGTAGHIEPALALADALRRQDPTVGITALGTERGLETRLVPERGYELGLIPAVPLPRKPTPELITVPGRLRGTIKAAEQILERTQADCVVGFGGYVALPGYLAAKRLGVPIIVHEANARPGLANKIGSRYAASVAVSTPDSKLRNARYVGIPLRRTIATLDRAAMRPQARAAFGLDPNLPTLLVSGGSQGARRLNEVVQAVAPLLQRSGVQILHAVGPKNELPHADNMPGMPPYIPVSYVDRMDLAYAAADMMLCRAGAMTVAELSAVGLPAAYVPLPIGNGEQRLNAQPLVKAGGGLLVDDAELTPEWVQSQVLPVLSNPHRLYEMSRAAAEFGRRDADELLVGMVYEAIAARRAG; encoded by the coding sequence GTGCATGTCGTACTCGCCGGTGGGGGGACCGCCGGCCACATCGAGCCCGCGCTCGCCCTCGCGGACGCCCTGCGCAGGCAGGACCCGACCGTGGGGATCACAGCGCTCGGCACGGAGCGGGGCCTGGAGACCCGCCTGGTGCCCGAGCGGGGCTATGAGCTGGGGCTCATCCCCGCCGTACCGCTGCCGCGCAAGCCCACCCCGGAGCTGATCACCGTCCCCGGGCGGCTGCGCGGCACCATCAAGGCCGCCGAGCAGATCCTGGAGCGCACGCAGGCGGACTGCGTGGTCGGCTTCGGCGGCTACGTGGCGCTGCCCGGCTACCTGGCCGCCAAGCGGCTCGGGGTGCCGATCATCGTCCACGAGGCCAACGCCCGCCCCGGCCTCGCCAACAAGATCGGCTCGCGTTACGCGGCGTCGGTCGCGGTGAGCACCCCGGACAGCAAGCTGCGCAACGCCCGCTACGTGGGCATCCCGCTGCGCCGCACCATCGCCACCCTGGACCGGGCCGCCATGCGCCCCCAGGCGCGGGCCGCCTTCGGGCTCGACCCCAACCTGCCCACGCTGCTGGTCTCCGGCGGCTCGCAGGGCGCCCGCCGGCTCAACGAGGTCGTCCAGGCGGTCGCCCCGCTGCTCCAGCGCTCCGGCGTCCAGATCCTGCACGCGGTCGGTCCCAAGAACGAACTGCCGCACGCGGACAACATGCCCGGAATGCCGCCCTATATCCCGGTATCGTATGTTGACCGGATGGACCTCGCGTACGCCGCGGCCGACATGATGCTCTGCCGCGCGGGCGCGATGACCGTCGCGGAGCTGTCCGCCGTCGGCCTCCCGGCGGCCTACGTCCCGCTGCCCATCGGCAACGGCGAGCAGCGGCTCAACGCCCAGCCGCTGGTCAAGGCGGGTGGCGGCCTGCTGGTCGACGACGCCGAGCTGACCCCGGAGTGGGTGCAGAGCCAGGTGCTCCCGGTGCTCTCCAACCCGCACCGGCTGTACGAGATGTCCCGCGCCGCCGCGGAGTTCGGGCGGCGGGACGCCGACGAGCTCCTGGTCGGCATGGTGTACGAGGCGATTGCCGCACGCAGAGCGGGCTGA
- the ftsW gene encoding putative lipid II flippase FtsW, producing the protein MHADESAWPSGAWTALRGSVARSRPARAPRPAGRATPGGPRRPRGGPGGLRGLQLRAKRAWDRPLTAYYLVLGGSLLITVLGLVMVYSASQIKALQNGLAPSYFFRKQLLAAAIGTVLLLAAARTPVRLLRALAYPLLAGSVFLLCLVQVPGIGETINGNTNWISLGGPFQLQPSEFGKLALVLWGADLLARKQSKKLLTQWKHLLVPLVPVTFLLLGLIMLGGDMGTTVVLTAVLLGLLWVAGAPTRLFSGVFGVTAVLAVLFIKTSANRMSRLECIGATDPGVNDQCWQAVHGIYALANGGWFGAGLGASVEKWGELPEPHTDFIFAITGEELGLAGTLSVLALFAALGYAGIRVAGRTEDPFVRYAAGGVTTWITAQAVVNIGAVLGLLPIAGVPLPLFSYGGSALLPTMFAIGLLIAFARDEPGARAALAMRQPGVRWKTMRRRVKKRPSGER; encoded by the coding sequence ATGCACGCGGACGAGAGCGCCTGGCCGAGCGGCGCCTGGACGGCCCTGCGCGGGTCCGTGGCCCGGTCCCGCCCCGCCCGTGCCCCCCGTCCGGCGGGCCGGGCGACCCCGGGCGGGCCCCGGCGCCCCCGCGGCGGCCCCGGCGGCCTGCGCGGCCTCCAGCTGCGCGCCAAGCGCGCCTGGGACCGCCCGCTGACCGCCTACTACCTGGTCCTGGGCGGTTCCCTGCTCATCACCGTGCTCGGCCTGGTGATGGTCTACTCCGCCTCCCAGATCAAGGCCCTCCAGAACGGGCTGGCCCCCAGCTACTTCTTCCGCAAGCAGCTGCTGGCCGCCGCGATCGGCACCGTGCTGCTGCTGGCCGCCGCCAGGACCCCCGTGCGGCTGCTGCGCGCCCTGGCCTACCCGCTGCTGGCCGGCTCGGTCTTCCTGCTGTGCCTGGTCCAGGTGCCGGGCATCGGCGAGACGATCAACGGCAACACCAACTGGATCTCCCTCGGCGGCCCCTTCCAGCTCCAGCCCAGCGAGTTCGGCAAGCTCGCCCTGGTGCTGTGGGGGGCGGACCTGCTGGCCCGCAAGCAGTCCAAGAAGCTGCTCACCCAGTGGAAGCACCTGCTGGTGCCGCTGGTGCCGGTCACCTTCCTGCTGCTGGGCCTGATCATGCTGGGCGGCGACATGGGCACCACCGTCGTCCTCACCGCCGTGCTGCTCGGCCTGCTGTGGGTGGCGGGCGCCCCCACCAGGCTGTTCTCCGGGGTGTTCGGCGTCACGGCCGTGCTCGCCGTGCTCTTCATCAAGACCAGCGCCAACCGCATGTCCCGCCTGGAGTGCATCGGCGCCACCGACCCGGGCGTGAACGACCAGTGCTGGCAGGCCGTGCACGGGATCTACGCCCTGGCCAACGGCGGCTGGTTCGGCGCCGGCCTCGGGGCGAGTGTGGAGAAATGGGGTGAACTGCCCGAACCCCACACCGACTTCATCTTCGCCATCACCGGCGAGGAACTGGGTCTGGCGGGGACGCTGTCGGTACTCGCCCTGTTCGCGGCTCTAGGCTATGCGGGTATCCGCGTGGCCGGACGCACGGAGGACCCCTTCGTGAGGTACGCCGCGGGAGGTGTGACCACCTGGATCACGGCCCAGGCCGTGGTCAACATCGGTGCGGTGCTCGGCCTGCTGCCGATCGCCGGTGTCCCGCTCCCGCTGTTCTCCTACGGAGGGTCCGCCCTGCTGCCGACCATGTTCGCCATCGGGCTGCTGATCGCCTTCGCGCGCGACGAACCCGGTGCACGGGCGGCGCTGGCCATGCGGCAGCCTGGGGTGAGATGGAAGACGATGAGACGGCGCGTCAAGAAGCGACCGTCCGGAGAGCGGTGA
- the murD gene encoding UDP-N-acetylmuramoyl-L-alanine--D-glutamate ligase yields MVGHQVSPAEFHGKHITVAGLGVSGVSAARALAGLGARVTVVDGGDGPALRERARVLTDQGVAVRLGDADTLPEGTDLVVTSPGWKPESPLFAAAAEAGVDVVGDVEIAWRLRGEDAAPWLAVTGTNGKTTTVQMLASILEAAGLRTAAVGNIGTPIIDVVLGDQPHDVLAVELSSYQLHWAPSLRAHSAAVLNVAPDHLDWHGSMRAYAADKGRIYEGNTVACVYNVEDPRTEHLVREADVEEGCRAIGFTLGAPGPSMLGVVEGLLVDRAFVENRQQQAQELAEVADIAPSAGPAAPHNIANALAAAALARAFGVPPEAVRDGLRAFRPDAHRIAHVAEVDDVVYVDDSKATNPHAAQASLATYESIVWIAGGLAKGATFDELVTASAKRLRGVVLIGADRALIREALARHAPDVPVVDLDRTDTGAMAAAVREAARLAGPGDTVLMAPACASMDMFTNYNKRGEAFAEAVRALETGRGADE; encoded by the coding sequence ATGGTTGGCCATCAAGTGAGCCCCGCAGAGTTCCACGGCAAGCACATCACCGTCGCCGGCCTCGGGGTGAGCGGCGTCAGCGCCGCCCGCGCCCTGGCCGGCCTCGGCGCCCGGGTCACCGTCGTCGACGGCGGTGACGGCCCGGCGCTGCGGGAGCGGGCCCGGGTCCTCACGGACCAGGGGGTCGCCGTCCGCCTCGGCGACGCCGACACCCTCCCCGAGGGCACCGACCTGGTCGTCACCTCGCCCGGCTGGAAGCCGGAGAGCCCGCTCTTCGCGGCAGCCGCCGAGGCGGGCGTCGACGTCGTGGGCGACGTCGAGATCGCCTGGCGGCTGCGCGGCGAGGACGCCGCGCCCTGGCTCGCGGTCACCGGCACCAACGGCAAGACCACCACCGTGCAGATGCTCGCCTCCATCCTGGAGGCCGCCGGGCTGCGCACGGCCGCCGTGGGCAACATCGGCACGCCGATCATCGACGTGGTCCTCGGCGACCAGCCCCACGACGTGCTCGCCGTCGAGCTCTCCAGCTACCAGCTGCACTGGGCGCCCTCGCTGCGCGCCCACTCCGCGGCCGTCCTCAACGTCGCGCCCGACCACCTCGACTGGCACGGCTCCATGCGCGCGTACGCCGCCGACAAGGGCCGCATCTACGAGGGCAACACCGTCGCATGCGTCTACAACGTCGAGGACCCGCGCACCGAGCACCTGGTCCGCGAGGCCGACGTGGAGGAGGGCTGCCGCGCCATCGGCTTCACCCTCGGTGCCCCCGGCCCCTCCATGCTGGGCGTCGTCGAGGGCCTCCTCGTCGACCGGGCGTTCGTCGAGAACCGCCAGCAGCAGGCCCAGGAGCTGGCCGAGGTCGCCGACATCGCGCCCTCCGCCGGCCCGGCGGCCCCGCACAACATCGCCAACGCCCTGGCCGCGGCCGCCCTGGCCCGTGCCTTCGGCGTGCCCCCCGAGGCGGTCCGCGACGGCCTGCGCGCCTTCCGCCCGGACGCCCACCGCATCGCGCACGTCGCGGAGGTCGACGACGTCGTCTACGTGGACGACTCCAAGGCCACCAACCCCCACGCCGCCCAGGCCTCGCTCGCGACCTACGAGTCGATCGTGTGGATCGCGGGCGGCCTCGCCAAGGGCGCCACCTTCGACGAGCTGGTCACCGCCTCCGCGAAGCGGCTGCGCGGCGTCGTCCTGATCGGGGCCGACCGGGCGCTGATCAGGGAGGCGCTGGCGCGACACGCCCCGGATGTCCCGGTCGTGGACCTCGACCGGACCGACACTGGGGCGATGGCGGCGGCGGTCCGGGAGGCGGCCCGGCTCGCCGGTCCCGGGGACACCGTGCTGATGGCCCCGGCCTGCGCCTCGATGGACATGTTCACCAACTACAACAAGCGCGGCGAGGCCTTCGCCGAGGCGGTACGGGCCCTGGAAACCGGCCGCGGCGCGGACGAGTAG
- the mraY gene encoding phospho-N-acetylmuramoyl-pentapeptide-transferase: protein MNQILFAGVIGLFLTLIGTPLLIKFLARKGYGQFIRDDGPRGHAGKKGTPTMGGIAFILATLIAYAATKVITSREPTTSGLLVLFLTAGMGLVGFLDDYIKIVKQRSLGLRAKAKMAGQLIVGIAFAVLALQFSDTRGQTPASTRLSFTQDFGWSVGPVIFVVWALFMILAMSNGVNLTDGLDGLATGASVMVFGAYVFIGTWQHGQSCANPLTAGAGCYEVRDPLDLAVVASALMGSCFGFLWWNTSPAKIFMGDTGSLALGGALAGLAICSRTELLLALLGGLFVLITMSVIIQVGSFRLTGKRVFRMAPLQHHFELKGWSEVLVVVRFWIIQGLCVAVGLGIFYAGWLAIK from the coding sequence ATGAACCAGATCCTCTTCGCGGGTGTCATCGGTCTGTTCCTGACCCTCATCGGCACCCCGCTGCTGATCAAGTTCCTCGCCCGCAAGGGCTACGGCCAGTTCATCCGTGACGACGGCCCCCGCGGCCACGCCGGGAAGAAGGGCACGCCCACCATGGGCGGCATCGCCTTCATCCTCGCCACGCTCATCGCGTACGCGGCGACCAAGGTGATCACCAGCAGGGAGCCGACCACCTCGGGTCTGCTGGTGCTGTTCCTGACGGCGGGCATGGGCCTGGTCGGCTTCCTCGACGACTACATCAAGATCGTCAAGCAGCGGAGCCTGGGCCTGCGGGCCAAGGCGAAGATGGCCGGCCAGCTGATCGTCGGCATCGCCTTCGCCGTGCTGGCGCTCCAGTTCTCCGACACCCGGGGCCAGACCCCGGCCTCCACGCGGCTGTCCTTCACCCAGGACTTCGGCTGGTCCGTCGGCCCCGTGATCTTCGTGGTCTGGGCGCTGTTCATGATCCTCGCGATGTCGAACGGCGTGAACCTCACCGACGGCCTCGACGGCCTGGCCACCGGCGCCTCCGTGATGGTCTTCGGCGCCTACGTCTTCATCGGCACCTGGCAGCACGGCCAGTCCTGCGCCAACCCGCTGACCGCGGGCGCGGGCTGTTACGAGGTGCGGGACCCGCTCGACCTCGCCGTCGTCGCCTCGGCCCTGATGGGCTCCTGCTTCGGCTTCCTGTGGTGGAACACCTCGCCCGCCAAGATCTTCATGGGCGACACCGGCTCGCTGGCCCTCGGCGGCGCCCTCGCGGGCCTGGCGATCTGCTCCCGCACGGAGCTGCTGCTCGCGCTCCTCGGCGGCCTGTTCGTGCTGATCACCATGTCCGTGATCATCCAGGTCGGCTCCTTCCGCCTGACCGGGAAGCGCGTCTTCCGGATGGCTCCGCTCCAGCACCACTTCGAACTCAAGGGGTGGAGCGAGGTCCTGGTCGTGGTCCGGTTCTGGATCATCCAGGGTCTGTGCGTGGCCGTCGGGCTCGGAATCTTCTACGCCGGATGGTTGGCCATCAAGTGA